Proteins co-encoded in one Quercus robur chromosome 8, dhQueRobu3.1, whole genome shotgun sequence genomic window:
- the LOC126695083 gene encoding D-amino-acid transaminase, chloroplastic-like, with protein MENSSSFSDQKSDSLEAGNGSGFKVHVFSSSSELLEKLHEKWSSVKKQPYPAMYSSTFGGIILDPAMMVIPIDDHMVHRGHGVFDTAIILNGYLYELDAHLDRFLRSASNARISSPFPRSALRSIIVQLSAASQCKKGTLRYWLSAGPGDFLLSPAGCPTSAFYAVVIDDDFSQCKEGVKVVTSTVPMKAPQFATMKNVNYLPNVLSKMEAEEKGAFASIWVDEEGYIAEGPNVNVAFINHDKELLLPLFDKILSGCTAKRLLELASKLVEQGRLKDVRNTNLTVEEAKGAAEMMFVGSTLPVLPIISWDEQPIGDGKVGELTMALSDLLWDDMVAGPEVQRIPVPYV; from the exons ATGGAAAACAGTAGCTCTTTTTCTGATCAGAAATCAG ATTCATTGGAGGCTGGAAATGGCAGTGGATTTAAAGTTCATGTGTTCTCATCATCATCTGAG TTGCTTGAAAAGCTGCATGAGAAGTGGAGTTCAGTGAAAAAGCAACCATATCCAGCAATGTATTCCAGCACATTTGGAGGAATTATTCTTGATCCAGCCATGATGGTAATTCCAATTGATGATCACATGGTTCATCGGGGGCATGGTGTGTTTGACACAGCTATTATATTAAATGG ATACCTCTATGAGCTGGATGCTCACTTGGACCGTTTCCTCAGATCGGCTTCAAATGCAAGGATTTCGTCTCCCTTTCCTCGGTCAGCTCTTCGAAGCATTATTGTGCAGCTGAGTGCAGCATCTCAGTGCAAGAAAGGAACTCTGAGGTACTGGTTAAGTGCTGGTCCTGGAGATTTCTTGCTTTCACCTGCAGGATGCCCAACATCTGCATTCTATGCTGTAGTCATAGATGACGACTTTTCTCAGTGCAAAGAAGGGGTGAAAGTGGTGACATCCACTGTCCCCATGAAGGCACCTCAATTTGCAACAATGAAGAATGTAAACTACCTCCCTAATGTCCTTTCAAAGATGGAAGCTGAGGAGAAGGGAGCATTTGCTTCTATTTGGGTTGATGAGGAAGGTTATATTGCTGAAGGCCCAAATGTAAATGTTGCTTTTATCAACCATGATAAGGAGCTTCTCTTGCCTTTGTTTGATAAGATCCTCAGTGGGTGCACTGCGAAAAGGCTTCTTGAACTTGCATCCAAGTTGGTCGAGCAGGGACGTCTAAAAGATGTGAGAAATACAAATTTAACTGTGGAGGAAGCAAAAGGTGCTGCTGAAATGATGTTTGTAGGAAGCACGCTACCTGTATTGCCAATCATCAGTTGGGATGAACAACCCATTGGAGATG GGAAAGTGGGAGAATTAACAATGGCACTCTCGGATCTGCTTTGGGATGATATGGTAGCTGGACCTGAAGTACAGAGGATACCTGTTCCCTACGTGTAG
- the LOC126696085 gene encoding uncharacterized protein LOC126696085, with amino-acid sequence MSKKLRAMLGTLETEAKAMEEGLRFAWDRGFRIATFEGDSLLVHQALTGSAIPPASISNIISGVLIQASQFDECVFSFTRRTGNKVAHALAQYARHLSDSSIWLEEYPSFIENLVSQDVLFLSSS; translated from the coding sequence ATGAGCAAGAAGCTCCGTGCAATGTTGGGAACATTGGAAACTGAAGCTAAGGCGATGGAGGAAGGCTTGAGGTTCGCGTGGGACAGGGGCTTCAGAATAGCTACGTTTGAAGGGGACTCTTTATTGGTGCATCAAGCGTTGACTGGCTCTGCCATCCCACCTGCTAGCATCTCCAACATTATTTCTGGTGTGCTGATTCAGGCATCACAATTTGATGAGTGTGTCTTCTCCTTTACTCGGAGGACTGGCAACAAAGTTGCCCATGCGTTAGCGCAATATGCTAGGCATTTATCTGATTCTAGTATTTGGTTAGAGGAATATCCTAGTTTTATTGAGAACTTAGTGTCTCAAGATGTACTGTTTTTATCATCCTCTTAA
- the LOC126695084 gene encoding probable aminotransferase TAT2 isoform X3 yields the protein MENGSLNHGVDTGSTITIKGILSLLMQNITSNKRVISLGMGDPSAYSCFHTTHVAQDSVVDALQSDKFNGYAPTVGLPQTRRAIAEYLSRDLPYKLSSDDVFITSGCTQAIDVSLAMLAHPGANILLPRPGFPIYELCAGFRHLEVRYVDLLPDKGWEVDLDAVDALVDHNTVALVVINPGNPCGNVYSYEHLKKIAETAKKHKILIIADEVYGHLAFGKNPFVPMGVFGSEVPVLTLGSLSKRWIVPGWRLGWFVTSDPSGMYREPKTVERIKKYFDILGGPATFIQAAVPHILEQTDEAFFKKTINLLKNASDILCDTIKEIPCITCPLKPEGSMAVMVKLNISLLEDISDDIDFCFKLAKEESVVILPGIAVGLKNWLRITFAVDSSFLEEGLRRTKSFCQRHAKQLQRY from the exons ATGGAGAATGGAAGTCTCAACCATGGTGTGGACACGGGTTCAACCATCACCATCAAAGGCATTCTTAGCCTGTTAATGCAAAATATTACTAGTAACAAGAGGGTGATTTCTCTAGGCATGGGTGACCCTTCTGCTTATTCCTGCTTTCACACTACCCATGTTGCTCAAGACTCTGTTGTTGATGCTCTCCAATCTGACAAGTTCAATGGTTATGCACCAACTGTTGGTCTTCCTCAAACTAGAAG AGCAATTGCTGAATATTTGTCTCGCGATCTTCCATACAAGTTATCATCTGATGATGTTTTTATCACCTCTGGTTGCACACAAGCCATTGATGTTTCGCTGGCAATGCTTGCCCACCCTGGTGCAAATATCTTGCTTCCAAGGCCAGGCTTCCCAATTTATGAACTTTGTGCTGGATTTAGGCATCTTGAAGTTCGGTACGTTGATCTTCTCCCTGATAAAGGCTGGGAGGTTGATCTTGATGCCGTTGATGCTCTTGTAGATCACAACACTGTTGCATTGGTAGTTATAAACCCTGGGAATCCTTGTGGAAATGTATACAGTTACGAACATCTAAAGAAG ATCGCAGAAACTGCAAAAAAGCATAAAATTCTTATAATTGCTGACGAAGTATATGGGCACCTTGCTTTTGGGAAAAATCCATTTGTGCCAATGGGAGTTTTTGGATCTGAAGTTCCTGTTCTCACACTTGGGTCTCTATCAAAGAGATGGATAGTTCCCGGATGGCGACTTGGTTGGTTTGTGACAAGTGATCCAAGTGGCATGTATCGGGAACccaag aCTGTTGAGCGTATTAAGAAGTATTTTGATATTCTGGGGGGCCCTGCAACCTTCATTCAg GCAGCGGTTCCCCACATCCTTGAGCAAACTGATGAGGCTTTCTTCAAGAAAACTATTAATTTGCTAAAGAATGCATCAGATATTCTCTGTGATACCATAAAGGAGATCCCTTGCATTACTTGTCCCCTAAAACCTGAGGGATCTATGGCAGTAATG GTGAAATTGAATATTTCGCTACTGGAAGACATCAGTGATGATATTGATTTCTGTTTCAAGCTGGCCAAAGAGGAATCAGTTGTCATTCTTCCAG gaatTGCTGTGGGGCTAAAAAATTGGCTTCGTATTACTTTTGCTGttgattcttcttttcttgaagAAGGTTTAAGAAGGACGAAATCCTTTTGTCAAAGACATGCAAAACAGTTACAAAGATACTAA
- the LOC126695084 gene encoding probable aminotransferase TAT2 isoform X4, which produces MENGSLNHGVDTGSTITIKGILSLLMQNITSNKRVISLGMGDPSAYSCFHTTHVAQDSVVDALQSDKFNGYAPTVGLPQTRRAIAEYLSRDLPYKLSSDDVFITSGCTQAIDVSLAMLAHPGANILLPRPGFPIYELCAGFRHLEVRYVDLLPDKGWEVDLDAVDALVDHNTVALVVINPGNPCGNVYSYEHLKKIAETAKKHKILIIADEVYGHLAFGKNPFVPMGVFGSEVPVLTLGSLSKRWIVPGWRLGWFVTSDPSGMYREPKTVERIKKYFDILGGPATFIQAAVPHILEQTDEAFFKKTINLLKNASDILCDTIKEIPCITCPLKPEGSMAVMTSVMILISVSSWPKRNQLSFFQELLWG; this is translated from the exons ATGGAGAATGGAAGTCTCAACCATGGTGTGGACACGGGTTCAACCATCACCATCAAAGGCATTCTTAGCCTGTTAATGCAAAATATTACTAGTAACAAGAGGGTGATTTCTCTAGGCATGGGTGACCCTTCTGCTTATTCCTGCTTTCACACTACCCATGTTGCTCAAGACTCTGTTGTTGATGCTCTCCAATCTGACAAGTTCAATGGTTATGCACCAACTGTTGGTCTTCCTCAAACTAGAAG AGCAATTGCTGAATATTTGTCTCGCGATCTTCCATACAAGTTATCATCTGATGATGTTTTTATCACCTCTGGTTGCACACAAGCCATTGATGTTTCGCTGGCAATGCTTGCCCACCCTGGTGCAAATATCTTGCTTCCAAGGCCAGGCTTCCCAATTTATGAACTTTGTGCTGGATTTAGGCATCTTGAAGTTCGGTACGTTGATCTTCTCCCTGATAAAGGCTGGGAGGTTGATCTTGATGCCGTTGATGCTCTTGTAGATCACAACACTGTTGCATTGGTAGTTATAAACCCTGGGAATCCTTGTGGAAATGTATACAGTTACGAACATCTAAAGAAG ATCGCAGAAACTGCAAAAAAGCATAAAATTCTTATAATTGCTGACGAAGTATATGGGCACCTTGCTTTTGGGAAAAATCCATTTGTGCCAATGGGAGTTTTTGGATCTGAAGTTCCTGTTCTCACACTTGGGTCTCTATCAAAGAGATGGATAGTTCCCGGATGGCGACTTGGTTGGTTTGTGACAAGTGATCCAAGTGGCATGTATCGGGAACccaag aCTGTTGAGCGTATTAAGAAGTATTTTGATATTCTGGGGGGCCCTGCAACCTTCATTCAg GCAGCGGTTCCCCACATCCTTGAGCAAACTGATGAGGCTTTCTTCAAGAAAACTATTAATTTGCTAAAGAATGCATCAGATATTCTCTGTGATACCATAAAGGAGATCCCTTGCATTACTTGTCCCCTAAAACCTGAGGGATCTATGGCAGTAATG ACATCAGTGATGATATTGATTTCTGTTTCAAGCTGGCCAAAGAGGAATCAGTTGTCATTCTTCCAG gaatTGCTGTGGGGCTAA
- the LOC126695084 gene encoding probable aminotransferase TAT2 isoform X1, whose protein sequence is MENGSLNHGVDTGSTITIKGILSLLMQNITSNKRVISLGMGDPSAYSCFHTTHVAQDSVVDALQSDKFNGYAPTVGLPQTRRAIAEYLSRDLPYKLSSDDVFITSGCTQAIDVSLAMLAHPGANILLPRPGFPIYELCAGFRHLEVRYVDLLPDKGWEVDLDAVDALVDHNTVALVVINPGNPCGNVYSYEHLKKIAETAKKHKILIIADEVYGHLAFGKNPFVPMGVFGSEVPVLTLGSLSKRWIVPGWRLGWFVTSDPSGMYREPKTVERIKKYFDILGGPATFIQAAVPHILEQTDEAFFKKTINLLKNASDILCDTIKEIPCITCPLKPEGSMAVMTSVMILISVSSWPKRNQLSFFQLLKQNLLVLHLLHFLMWENWSCSRKRHSFLQLNSNSIPYILKDDGLKHLRFYELLNSSTFPTT, encoded by the exons ATGGAGAATGGAAGTCTCAACCATGGTGTGGACACGGGTTCAACCATCACCATCAAAGGCATTCTTAGCCTGTTAATGCAAAATATTACTAGTAACAAGAGGGTGATTTCTCTAGGCATGGGTGACCCTTCTGCTTATTCCTGCTTTCACACTACCCATGTTGCTCAAGACTCTGTTGTTGATGCTCTCCAATCTGACAAGTTCAATGGTTATGCACCAACTGTTGGTCTTCCTCAAACTAGAAG AGCAATTGCTGAATATTTGTCTCGCGATCTTCCATACAAGTTATCATCTGATGATGTTTTTATCACCTCTGGTTGCACACAAGCCATTGATGTTTCGCTGGCAATGCTTGCCCACCCTGGTGCAAATATCTTGCTTCCAAGGCCAGGCTTCCCAATTTATGAACTTTGTGCTGGATTTAGGCATCTTGAAGTTCGGTACGTTGATCTTCTCCCTGATAAAGGCTGGGAGGTTGATCTTGATGCCGTTGATGCTCTTGTAGATCACAACACTGTTGCATTGGTAGTTATAAACCCTGGGAATCCTTGTGGAAATGTATACAGTTACGAACATCTAAAGAAG ATCGCAGAAACTGCAAAAAAGCATAAAATTCTTATAATTGCTGACGAAGTATATGGGCACCTTGCTTTTGGGAAAAATCCATTTGTGCCAATGGGAGTTTTTGGATCTGAAGTTCCTGTTCTCACACTTGGGTCTCTATCAAAGAGATGGATAGTTCCCGGATGGCGACTTGGTTGGTTTGTGACAAGTGATCCAAGTGGCATGTATCGGGAACccaag aCTGTTGAGCGTATTAAGAAGTATTTTGATATTCTGGGGGGCCCTGCAACCTTCATTCAg GCAGCGGTTCCCCACATCCTTGAGCAAACTGATGAGGCTTTCTTCAAGAAAACTATTAATTTGCTAAAGAATGCATCAGATATTCTCTGTGATACCATAAAGGAGATCCCTTGCATTACTTGTCCCCTAAAACCTGAGGGATCTATGGCAGTAATG ACATCAGTGATGATATTGATTTCTGTTTCAAGCTGGCCAAAGAGGAATCAGTTGTCATTCTTCCAG TTGCTGAAACAAAATCTCCTTGTGCTGCATCTGCTGCATTTTCTAATGTGGGAGAATTGGTCCTGTTCCAGGAAACGTCATTCTTTCCTTCAACTAAACTCAAATTCTATCCCGTATATTCTAAAGGATGATGGACTTAAACACCTGAGATTTTATGAACTTCTAAACTCTTCCACATTCCCAACTACGTAA
- the LOC126695084 gene encoding probable aminotransferase TAT2 isoform X2 — translation MENGSLNHGVDTGSTITIKGILSLLMQNITSNKRVISLGMGDPSAYSCFHTTHVAQDSVVDALQSDKFNGYAPTVGLPQTRRAIAEYLSRDLPYKLSSDDVFITSGCTQAIDVSLAMLAHPGANILLPRPGFPIYELCAGFRHLEVRYVDLLPDKGWEVDLDAVDALVDHNTVALVVINPGNPCGNVYSYEHLKKIAETAKKHKILIIADEVYGHLAFGKNPFVPMGVFGSEVPVLTLGSLSKRWIVPGWRLGWFVTSDPSGMYREPKTVERIKKYFDILGGPATFIQAAVPHILEQTDEAFFKKTINLLKNASDILCDTIKEIPCITCPLKPEGSMAVMVKLNISLLEDISDDIDFCFKLAKEESVVILPVAETKSPCAASAAFSNVGELVLFQETSFFPSTKLKFYPVYSKG, via the exons ATGGAGAATGGAAGTCTCAACCATGGTGTGGACACGGGTTCAACCATCACCATCAAAGGCATTCTTAGCCTGTTAATGCAAAATATTACTAGTAACAAGAGGGTGATTTCTCTAGGCATGGGTGACCCTTCTGCTTATTCCTGCTTTCACACTACCCATGTTGCTCAAGACTCTGTTGTTGATGCTCTCCAATCTGACAAGTTCAATGGTTATGCACCAACTGTTGGTCTTCCTCAAACTAGAAG AGCAATTGCTGAATATTTGTCTCGCGATCTTCCATACAAGTTATCATCTGATGATGTTTTTATCACCTCTGGTTGCACACAAGCCATTGATGTTTCGCTGGCAATGCTTGCCCACCCTGGTGCAAATATCTTGCTTCCAAGGCCAGGCTTCCCAATTTATGAACTTTGTGCTGGATTTAGGCATCTTGAAGTTCGGTACGTTGATCTTCTCCCTGATAAAGGCTGGGAGGTTGATCTTGATGCCGTTGATGCTCTTGTAGATCACAACACTGTTGCATTGGTAGTTATAAACCCTGGGAATCCTTGTGGAAATGTATACAGTTACGAACATCTAAAGAAG ATCGCAGAAACTGCAAAAAAGCATAAAATTCTTATAATTGCTGACGAAGTATATGGGCACCTTGCTTTTGGGAAAAATCCATTTGTGCCAATGGGAGTTTTTGGATCTGAAGTTCCTGTTCTCACACTTGGGTCTCTATCAAAGAGATGGATAGTTCCCGGATGGCGACTTGGTTGGTTTGTGACAAGTGATCCAAGTGGCATGTATCGGGAACccaag aCTGTTGAGCGTATTAAGAAGTATTTTGATATTCTGGGGGGCCCTGCAACCTTCATTCAg GCAGCGGTTCCCCACATCCTTGAGCAAACTGATGAGGCTTTCTTCAAGAAAACTATTAATTTGCTAAAGAATGCATCAGATATTCTCTGTGATACCATAAAGGAGATCCCTTGCATTACTTGTCCCCTAAAACCTGAGGGATCTATGGCAGTAATG GTGAAATTGAATATTTCGCTACTGGAAGACATCAGTGATGATATTGATTTCTGTTTCAAGCTGGCCAAAGAGGAATCAGTTGTCATTCTTCCAG TTGCTGAAACAAAATCTCCTTGTGCTGCATCTGCTGCATTTTCTAATGTGGGAGAATTGGTCCTGTTCCAGGAAACGTCATTCTTTCCTTCAACTAAACTCAAATTCTATCCCGTATATTCTAAAGGATGA